The Kluyveromyces marxianus DMKU3-1042 DNA, complete genome, chromosome 6 genome window below encodes:
- the PHO91 gene encoding Pho91p: MKFSHSLQFNAVPEWSTKYIAYSQLKKLIYTLQKEKLYKSSSGSPDLESTPLTGGSATDSYEQRFIEALDKELEKIDTFYTAQEASILANYSELYEDANAFQNELMNRSLHNPSVSESGRRNTRRSSSVSDINAQTDGGMYSEDDDEEDDVHSLPGQLQGQTQGQPQIRSRTASIGSRIMQSMTAEMMPTYSRVTDFTTTDPLIEQQITLKKRIVACFTQLSELKSFIELNQTGFAKICKKFDKSLDTHIKPEYVKSLAKKSHVFNEHTIENLSHSINEVIVMYAKAVGYMDSQNEIINFQEAERELSLHLREHVVWERNTVWKDMMNLERKAQNVKAEKVGKKSSSMTFKSISKDTEGIVDLIESSEVQAPKTLSDLFKLSFSQYVKLFFSSNGLIKFILISLIFAFFLVVSPMKDPLQKNCLAILIFASLLWATETIPLFVTSLLVPLLIVVLPVLKDGSDGHIMTPSESSQYILSTMWSSVIMLLLGGFTLAAALSKYNIAKVLSTHILSSAGTNPKIILLTNMGVALFASMWVSNVAAPVLCYSIIQPLLRTLPRGTTFAKSLILGIALASNIGGIASPIASPQNIISIGMMDPQPSWGQWFVVSLPVCAICIIAIWVLLLLTFPPDSNLKILKYHPISDPFTVQQWYVTVVTIMTIVLWCMANQLKGIFGEMGIISIIPMFLFFGTGILTSDDFNNFMWTIVILAMGGTTLGKAVTSSGLLSTIASVIKESIESKPVFQIVLIFGIVILTMATFVSHTVAAMIIVPLMKEIGANLPGGDHSRLLIMVSAFLCSAAMGLPTSGFPNVTAISMIDDVGDRYLSVNNFITRGVPASIIAYTVIVTVGYALMKLIGY, from the coding sequence aTGAAGTTCTCCCATTCGTTGCAGTTTAATGCAGTGCCGGAATGGTCGACGAAATATATCGCTTATTCGCAGTTGAAAAAGTTGATTTATACCCTCCAAAAGGAGAAACTATacaaatcttcttctggaagCCCAGATTTGGAAAGCACCCCACTGACCGGCGGATCAGCCACGGATTCGTACGAACAGCGGTTTATTGAGGCCTTGGACAAGGAATTGGAGAAAATCGACACCTTCTATACCGCGCAAGAGGCAAGCATTTTGGCAAATTACTCGGAATTGTACGAAGACGCAAATGCATTCCAAAATGAGTTGATGAACAGATCGCTCCACAACCCTAGCGTGTCTGAGTCCGGAAGGAGAAATACCCGGAGATCGTCCTCTGTGTCTGATATCAATGCCCAGACTGACGGCGGGATGTACTCGGAAgacgatgacgaagaagacgatgtGCACAGTCTGCCGGGACAGCTGCAAGGGCAGACCCAGGGACAGCCACAAATAAGGTCACGGACCGCGTCCATTGGATCAAGAATCATGCAGTCGATGACCGCTGAGATGATGCCCACTTACTCGAGAGTAACAGACTTCACAACAACAGACCCGCTTATTGAACAACAAATCACCCTAAAGAAAAGGATCGTGGCATGCTTCACGCAATTGTCGGAACTAAAGTCCTTCATCGAGTTGAACCAAACTGGTTTTGCAAAGATTTGTAAGAAATTCGATAAGTCCTTGGACACTCACATCAAACCCGAATACGTCAAGAGCCTTGCCAAGAAGTCGCACGTCTTCAACGAACACACAATAGAGAATTTGTCCCACAGCATTAACGAGGTCATCGTTATGTACGCCAAAGCAGTGGGATATATGGACTCTCAAAACGAAATAATCAACTTCCAAGAAGCTGAAAGAGAGCTTTCGCTGCACTTGAGGGAACACGTCGTTTGGGAAAGAAACACCGTTTGGAAGGATATGATgaatttggaaagaaaagctCAAAATGTCAAGGCAGAAAAAGTAGGTAAAAAGAGCTCTTCGATGACCTTTAAAAGCATTTCAAAGGATACGGAAGGTATCGTAGACCTCATCGAATCTTCAGAAGTACAAGCTCCCAAAACACTGTCAGATCTCTTTAAGCTATCCTTTTCACAGTATGTCAAATtgttcttctcttcaaatGGTTTGATAAAGTTCATACTGATATCCCTAATCTTCGCATTCTTTTTAGTTGTCTCCCCAATGAAGGATCCAttgcaaaaaaattgttTGGCTATCTTGATTTTCGCTTCGCTATTATGGGCAACTGAAACAATCCCATTGTTTGTCACCTCTTTGCTAGTACCTTTGCTAATTGTCGTTTTACCAGTGCTAAAGGATGGCTCCGACGGCCATATCATGACACCATCCGAATCCTCTCAGTATATTTTGTCCACAATGTGGTCCAGTGTTATAATGTTATTGCTCGGTGGTTTCACCTTGGCCGCAGCCCTATCAAAATACAATATTGCCAAAGTCTTATCCACCCACATTTTATCATCTGCAGGTACAAATCCTAAAATAATTCTTTTAACAAATATGGGTGTCGCACTATTCGCTTCCATGTGGGTCTCAAATGTTGCTGCTCCAGTTTTATGCTACTCTATTATCCAACCTTTATTGCGTACTCTACCAAGAGGAACAACTTTCGCcaaatctttgattttAGGGATTGCCTTGGCATCTAACATTGGTGGTATTGCCTCCCCAATCGCCTCTCCTCAGAATATCATTTCCATCGGTATGATGGATCCACAACCTTCTTGGGGTCAATGGTTTGTTGTTTCCTTGCCCGTTTGTGCCATTTGTATCATAGCCATTTGGGTCTTATTGCTTTTAACTTTCCCACCAGATAGCAATCTAAAGATTTTGAAGTATCATCCAATTTCAGATCCATTCACCGTCCAACAGTGGTATGTCACAGTGGTCACTATAATGACCATTGTGCTATGGTGTATGGCCAACCAACTTAAAGGAATCTTCGGAGAAATGGGAATAATATCCATAATTCCAatgtttttattcttcGGAACAGGAATTTTAACCTCTGATGATTTTAACAACTTCATGTGGACTATTGTCATCTTGGCAATGGGAGGAACTACGTTAGGAAAAGCTGTAACATCTTCTGGCTTACTCTCAACTATAGCTTCAGTGATAAAGGAGTCAATTGAAAGTAAACCAGTGTTCCAAATTGTTCTAATATTTGGTATTGTAATTTTGACTATGGCAACATTTGTTTCGCATACTGTAGCAGCAATGATTATCGTACCATTAATGAAAGAAATCGGTGCCAATCTACCTGGTGGAGACCATTCAAGATTATTGATTATGGTTTCCGCATTCTTATGTTCAGCTGCAATGGGTTTACCTACATCTGGTTTCCCTAACGTTACTGCTATTTCAATGATTGACGATGTCGGTGATAGATATTTATCTGTGAACAACTTTATCACGCGCGGTGTACCAGCAAGTATAATCGCATATACTGTTATAGTTACTGTCGGGTATGCCTTGATGAAGTTAATAGGTTATTAG
- the SMM1 gene encoding tRNA-dihydrouridine(20) synthase (NAD(+)), with protein sequence MVQYAGKLVLAPMVRAGELPTRLLALKYGADLVWSPEIVDKKLIQCQRQVNDALNTIDFVAPATREGMEPGVVFRTVPELERGKLIFQIGTSTPSLAVEAALKVIKDVDGIDVNAGCPKHFSIHSGMGAALLKTPEKLCSILTELVAKVGNVYNKPISVKIRILDNEADTLNLVENICKTGVSNLTVHCRTTPMRNRESPIRDYIPKIYEICTSHNVSLIMNGAIKDKNDFLQLRKELKLSDSIGGMMADCAEKNPTVFSSNPLPWFKAVKEYLDIAVQYNHHPSNVKYMLNRMTPGKSPFYQYFTQCRKLPDFLYVCKQLDEEGKPIEDPLPFLKEEHEKEKKQKKKQNDIKSLEKSNAKRSAENTTDTSSKKAKSA encoded by the coding sequence ATGGTACAGTATGCTGGTAAGCTTGTGCTTGCTCCTATGGTGAGGGCAGGTGAATTGCCTACAAGATTGTTAGCATTGAAGTATGGAGCGGATCTGGTGTGGTCGCCTGAGATCGTGGATAAGAAGCTTATACAGTGCCAAAGACAAGTCAACGATGCTTTAAATACCATAGACTTTGTAGCGCCTGCTACTCGTGAAGGTATGGAACCTGGTGTTGTGTTTCGGACCGTTCCTGAACTGGAGCGTGGGAAGCTAATCTTTCAGATCGGGACTTCGACACCATCTCTAGCTGTGGAGGCAGCTCTCAAAGTCATTAAGGATGTTGACGGGATTGATGTCAATGCTGGGTGTCCCAAGCATTTTTCAATACACTCTGGTATGGGTGCTGCGCTTCTCAAGACACCAGAAAAACTCTGTTCTATTCTAACAGAATTGGTTGCCAAAGTTGGAAACGTGTATAACAAGCCCATATCCGTGAAGATTAGAATCTTGGACAACGAGGCGGACACTTTGAATTTAGTGGAAAACATATGCAAAACGGGGGTCTCCAATTTGACTGTTCACTGTAGAACAACTCCAATGAGAAATAGAGAGTCTCCAATTAGAGATTACATCCCAAAGATTTATGAAATATGTACTAGTCACAATGTCTCTCTAATAATGAATGGTGCCataaaagataaaaatgaCTTCCTACAGCTTCGAAAAGAACTAAAACTTTCTGATTCCATCGGTGGTATGATGGCTGATTGTGCAGAGAAAAATCCAACCGTATTCTCTAGCAATCCGTTACCTTGGTTTAAAGCTGTTAAAGAGTATCTGGATATTGCAGTTCAATATAACCATCATCCTTCCAACGTTAAATATATGTTGAACAGAATGACACCTGGCAAAAGTCCCTTCTATCAATATTTCACTCAATGTCGTAAGCTTCCTGATTTTCTTTACGTGTGCAAACAGCTTGATGAGGAAGGTAAACCCATAGAAGATCCGTTGcctttcttgaaggaagagcatgaaaaggaaaaaaaacagaagaaaaagcaGAATGACATCAAGTCCTTGGAGAAATCTAATGCTAAACGTTCCGCAGAAAATACCACCGATACAAGTAGTAAAAAAGCTAAATCCGCATAA
- the URK1 gene encoding uridine kinase URK1 has protein sequence MNHSGYIPPWTTPYIIGVAGSSGSGKTSVASKIVSEINTPWTVLISLDNFYKPLSPADKERAFNNDYDFDKPEAIDLDLAYECILSLKEGKKVKIPTYSFTDHDRIPNKHLTIYGASVVILEGIYALYDQRLLDLMDLKVYVDADLDVCLARRLSRDIVSRGRDLQGCIRQWEKFVKPNAELYLKPTMKVADAIIPSISDNTIATEILLNHIQSKLQDKSQQHLAELKKLGTHAISIDNLDTVIRLPQTNQVKALQTMLLDKTISRDDFVFYFDRLASILLSFALDDIPEVESDKKVITPTNVQLKNPVFVDFDKVTAINIVRSGDCFMSSLRKTIPSVAVGKLLIQSDSRTGEPQLHCLFIPPKIESFNQVLLMDAQIISGSAIIMALQVLVDHHIELKNIKVIVYLATETGIRRIVDATNNQVKIYAGEIISDERIRSNQCNWGRRHFVDTCYFGC, from the coding sequence ATGAACCATTCGGGCTACATACCACCATGGACTACACCATATATTATTGGTGTAGCGGGCAGTTCGGGGTCTGGAAAAACTAGTGTTGCATCCAAAATTGTATCAGAGATCAATACACCATGGACAGTCTTAATATCGTTGGACAACTTCTATAAGCCTCTAAGCCCAGCCGACAAGGAGCGTGCCTTTAATAATGACTATGATTTTGACAAGCCAGAAGCTATTGATTTAGATTTGGCTTATGAATGTATCTTATCATTgaaggaaggaaagaaagtAAAGATTCCAACATACTCATTTACTGACCATGATAGAATTCCTAATAAACACTTGACAATATATGGTGCTAGTGTTGTTATCCTTGAAGGAATATACGCCTTGTATGATCAAAGACTTTTAGATTTAATGGACCTAAAGGTCTACGTTGATGCAGACTTAGATGTTTGTTTGGCCCGTCGGTTATCGAGAGATATTGTATCGCGTGGTAGAGACTTGCAAGGATGTATTAGACAATGGGAGAAATTTGTTAAACCAAATGCCGAACTATACTTAAAGCCAACTATGAAAGTTGCAGATGCCATCATTCCATCTATCTCTGATAACACCATTGCGACGGAGATATTACTTAACCACATTCAATCAAAATTACAGGATAAATCCCAACAACACTTGGCTGAATTAAAGAAGCTTGGAACTCATGCAATTTCGATAGACAATTTGGATACTGTCATCAGACTGCCTCAAACTAATCAAGTCAAAGCATTGCAAACAATGCTATTAGATAAGACAATCTCAAGAGATGATTTCgtgttttattttgacAGGCTTGCGAGTATATTGTTGTCATTTGCTCTTGATGATATTCCTGAAGTGGAATCTGATAAGAAAGTCATAACACCTACTAATGTTCAGTTAAAAAACCCCGTCTTTGTAGACTTCGATAAAGTAACTGCCATTAACATTGTCAGATCTGGAGATTGTTTCATGAGCTCATTGAGGAAGACAATTCCTAGCGTAGCTGTTGGAAAACTATTGATCCAATCAGATTCTAGAACAGGTGAACCTCAATTACATTGTTTGTTCATTCCTCCAAAAATTGAATCGTTTAACCAGGTTCTTCTTATGGATGCCCAAATCATTTCAGGATCTGCTATCATTATGgctcttcaagttctggTTGATCATCAtattgaattgaagaacatCAAGGTCATCGTATACCTTGCTACGGAGACTGGTATTAGAAGAATTGTTGATGCTACCAACAATCAAGTTAAAATATACGCTGGTGAAATAATTTCTGACGAAAGAATCAGATCAAACCAGTGTAATTGGGGAAGAAGGCATTTTGTAGACACCTGCTATTTCGGATGCTAA